In one window of Acanthopagrus latus isolate v.2019 chromosome 15, fAcaLat1.1, whole genome shotgun sequence DNA:
- the anxa11a gene encoding annexin A11a isoform X2 — translation MSYPGYPQQGGGYPPQPGAYPPQPGAYPPQPGYPPQAGGYPPQAGGYPPQAGGYPPQAGGYPPQAGGYPPQAGGYPPQAGGYPPQAGGYPPAPPTGSWGGGPTGGYPSIGLDNMSNPGYNAGMPQGPGMGYPGQPMPGYPRAPSPNPQMAGFGAAPSPNAPMAGGYGGGPAPVPGYPQVPSPNPSMPAYGGGAMPVAPAINRGFRGTIKDFPGADPLKDAEVLRKAMKGFGTDEQAIIDLLGSRSNKQRVPLLRSYKTAYGKDLIKDLHSELSGDFRKLVMATLKTPAEFDACELHDAIKGAGTDEACLIEILSSRSNVEIKEINRIYKQEYKKTLENAISGDTSGHFRRLLISLAQGNRDEREAVDISLAKQDAQALYAAGENKLGTDESKFNAILCARSKPHLRTVFLEYQKMCGRDIEKSISREMSGDLESGMLAVVKCIKNTPAYFAERLYKAMKGAGTKDTTLIRIMVSRSEVDMLDIRQEYVKNYGKSLYTHISGDTSGDYKKLLLKFCGGSD, via the exons ATGAGCTACCCAGGATACCCCCAGCAGGGAGGCGGATACCCTCCACAGCCCGGTGCTTACCCTCCACAACCTGGTGCTTACCCACCTCAGCCCGGTTACCCTCCCCAGGCTGGAGGCTATCCACCACAAGCAGGAGGCTATCCACCACAAGCAGGTGGCTACCCTCCACAGGCAGGAGGCTATCCACCACAAGCAGGAGGCTATCCACCACAAGCAGGGGGCTATCCACCCCAGGCAGGAGGCTATCCACCACAGGCTGGAGGCTACCCACCGGCACCACCGACAG GCAGCTGGGGAGGTGGCCCTACTGGTGGATATCCCTCCATTGGTCTTGACAACATGTCCAACCCTGGATACAACGCTGGCATG CCCCAAGGCCCCGGAATGGGATACCCTGGCCAGCCAATGCCTGGATACCCCCGTGCACCATCACCCAATCCTCAGATGGCTGGTTTTGGAGCAGCCCCATCACCCAATGCACCCATGGCTGGTGGTTATGGAGGAGGACCAGCACCCGTGCCAGGATACCCACAGGTCCCTTCACCAAATCCGTCCATGCCAGCTTACGGAGGAGGAGCCATGCCAGTAGCTCCAGCAATCaat AGAGGATTCAGGGGAACAATCAAGGACTTTCCTGGAGCTGACCCACTCAAAGATGCCGAGGTCCTGAGGAAGGCCATGAAGGGCTTTG GAACTGATGAGCAAGCCATCATCGACTTACTGGGGAGCCGCTCCAACAAGCAGCGTGTGCCTCTGCTCAGATCCTATAAAACTGCCTATGGGAAG GATCTGATTAAGGATCTGCATTCTGAACTGTCTGGAGACTTTAGGAAGCTTGTCATGGCAACTTTGAAGACCCCAGCTGAGTTTGATGCCTGTGAGCTCCACGATGCCATAAAG GGTGCTGGAACCGATGAGGCCTGTCTGATAGAGATCCTGTCTTCTCGTTCCAACGTTGAAATCAAGGAGATTAACCGTATTTACAAACAAG AGTACAAGAAGACACTGGAGAATGCCATTAGTGGGGATACCTCAGGCCACTTCCGCAGGCTTCTGATCTCCCTCGCCCAG gGTAATCGTGACGAACGAGAAGCTGTTGACATCTCTCTGGCTAAACAAGATGCTCAG GCCCTGTATGCTGCAGGAGAAAATAAGCTGGGGACAGATGAGTCCAAGTTTAATGCCATTTTGTGTGCCAGGAGCAAACCCCATCTCAGAACAG tgtttctTGAGTACCAGAAAATGTGTGGCAGAGATATCGAGAAGAGCATCAGCAGGGAGATGTCTGGAGACCTGGAGAGTGGCATGCTTGCAGTGG tcaAGTGTATTAAGAACACACCTGCCTACTTTGCTGAGAGACTTTACAAGGCCATGAAG GGAGCTGGGACCAAAGACACAACCCTGATCCGGATCATGGTCTCCCGTTCTGAGGTAGACATGCTGGATATCCGCCAGGAATATGTCAAAAACTACGGCAAGTCGCTGTACACGCACATCTCT gGAGACACATCAGGAGACTACAAGAAACTCCTGTTGAAGTTCTGTGGGGGCAGTGACTGA
- the anxa11a gene encoding annexin A11a isoform X1 → MSYPGYPQQGGGYPPQPGAYPPQPGAYPPQPGYPPQAGGYPPQAGGYPPQAGGYPPQAGGYPPQAGGYPPQAGGYPPQAGGYPPQAGGYPPAPPTGSWGGGPTGGYPSIGLDNMSNPGYNAGMACQTSAGVGGFTPNPSMFAQAPGGYPPAPQPDGYGAPFPNQQSYGLYPQPQGPGMGYPGQPMPGYPRAPSPNPQMAGFGAAPSPNAPMAGGYGGGPAPVPGYPQVPSPNPSMPAYGGGAMPVAPAINRGFRGTIKDFPGADPLKDAEVLRKAMKGFGTDEQAIIDLLGSRSNKQRVPLLRSYKTAYGKDLIKDLHSELSGDFRKLVMATLKTPAEFDACELHDAIKGAGTDEACLIEILSSRSNVEIKEINRIYKQEYKKTLENAISGDTSGHFRRLLISLAQGNRDEREAVDISLAKQDAQALYAAGENKLGTDESKFNAILCARSKPHLRTVFLEYQKMCGRDIEKSISREMSGDLESGMLAVVKCIKNTPAYFAERLYKAMKGAGTKDTTLIRIMVSRSEVDMLDIRQEYVKNYGKSLYTHISGDTSGDYKKLLLKFCGGSD, encoded by the exons ATGAGCTACCCAGGATACCCCCAGCAGGGAGGCGGATACCCTCCACAGCCCGGTGCTTACCCTCCACAACCTGGTGCTTACCCACCTCAGCCCGGTTACCCTCCCCAGGCTGGAGGCTATCCACCACAAGCAGGAGGCTATCCACCACAAGCAGGTGGCTACCCTCCACAGGCAGGAGGCTATCCACCACAAGCAGGAGGCTATCCACCACAAGCAGGGGGCTATCCACCCCAGGCAGGAGGCTATCCACCACAGGCTGGAGGCTACCCACCGGCACCACCGACAG GCAGCTGGGGAGGTGGCCCTACTGGTGGATATCCCTCCATTGGTCTTGACAACATGTCCAACCCTGGATACAACGCTGGCATG GCCTGTCAGACCTCTGCAGGCGTGGGGGGGTTTACTCCAAACCCATCCATGTTCGCCCAAGCGCCTGGGGGGTACCCACCTGCCCCTCAACCTGACGGGTATGGTGCCCCCTTCCCTAACCAACAGTCATATGGCCTGTACCCACAGCCCCAAGGCCCCGGAATGGGATACCCTGGCCAGCCAATGCCTGGATACCCCCGTGCACCATCACCCAATCCTCAGATGGCTGGTTTTGGAGCAGCCCCATCACCCAATGCACCCATGGCTGGTGGTTATGGAGGAGGACCAGCACCCGTGCCAGGATACCCACAGGTCCCTTCACCAAATCCGTCCATGCCAGCTTACGGAGGAGGAGCCATGCCAGTAGCTCCAGCAATCaat AGAGGATTCAGGGGAACAATCAAGGACTTTCCTGGAGCTGACCCACTCAAAGATGCCGAGGTCCTGAGGAAGGCCATGAAGGGCTTTG GAACTGATGAGCAAGCCATCATCGACTTACTGGGGAGCCGCTCCAACAAGCAGCGTGTGCCTCTGCTCAGATCCTATAAAACTGCCTATGGGAAG GATCTGATTAAGGATCTGCATTCTGAACTGTCTGGAGACTTTAGGAAGCTTGTCATGGCAACTTTGAAGACCCCAGCTGAGTTTGATGCCTGTGAGCTCCACGATGCCATAAAG GGTGCTGGAACCGATGAGGCCTGTCTGATAGAGATCCTGTCTTCTCGTTCCAACGTTGAAATCAAGGAGATTAACCGTATTTACAAACAAG AGTACAAGAAGACACTGGAGAATGCCATTAGTGGGGATACCTCAGGCCACTTCCGCAGGCTTCTGATCTCCCTCGCCCAG gGTAATCGTGACGAACGAGAAGCTGTTGACATCTCTCTGGCTAAACAAGATGCTCAG GCCCTGTATGCTGCAGGAGAAAATAAGCTGGGGACAGATGAGTCCAAGTTTAATGCCATTTTGTGTGCCAGGAGCAAACCCCATCTCAGAACAG tgtttctTGAGTACCAGAAAATGTGTGGCAGAGATATCGAGAAGAGCATCAGCAGGGAGATGTCTGGAGACCTGGAGAGTGGCATGCTTGCAGTGG tcaAGTGTATTAAGAACACACCTGCCTACTTTGCTGAGAGACTTTACAAGGCCATGAAG GGAGCTGGGACCAAAGACACAACCCTGATCCGGATCATGGTCTCCCGTTCTGAGGTAGACATGCTGGATATCCGCCAGGAATATGTCAAAAACTACGGCAAGTCGCTGTACACGCACATCTCT gGAGACACATCAGGAGACTACAAGAAACTCCTGTTGAAGTTCTGTGGGGGCAGTGACTGA